The genomic region AATGAACTACAGTTAATAGGAAGTTTAGGTTCAACCTATGCGGAACTTAAAATAATTTCTTACGATGCAAATGATGAACAATGGATTAATCTACTTACAATGGGAACCCCTTATATAGTTGATTTAGATGGAGATGGAGTAAATGAGTATATTGGTGTTTCCACTGGAAGTATGCCAGGCTTTGTTGATATATATAGATGGAATGGAGAATTCTTTGTAAAAGCTAGCGTTACTGAATCGACAAATAATATTTATGCAAATTTATATAATAACCAGGTAACTTCTGAACATAAAAGTATACAGGATGGAAGCTGGATAATAGAAACGGGTAATAATGATAAATCTGAATTCTATAGATATGAACTAGGTAAGCTAGTAAAAACAATCCAAAATTAGCTATGTTTTAAATTAAGTGTTGACCGATTTTGGGCAAATATACAAAAGAAGAATTAGTAGAAGCTTTGCGCCCTATATCTTCGATAATTAGTAAATGTGAAAAAGGGCAGCTGAAATTTGCTGAGGGTACATCTCATCATAGTCGCTTTAAGAATATTATTAAGGCTATGCATATTTCAAAATCCCTAATAACAAATGAAATTAGCAGTATGGGTTAATATAAATTATTCTCCGAGATAAACACTAATAAAATCAACACAATATCTGAAAGGTATTTACTTAAATAAAAAGTAAATACCTTTGTATTTTTTGTTTTATAATTTTAATCCAAAATCTAAATTGAGGTCATAAAATTTTAAAAGTAATAATAAACATTAATAAGTTTTATAATTATTGGAAAAATATATTAATCCATTAAAATAGTAGGGGGTACACCATGGAATTAATCAGAATGAACAAAAAGAAAATAATAACAACTATTAGTATCCTTTGCTTAATAGCTGCTATTTTCATTATATTTACCTCAGCATTATTATCAAAGGACACGATATATTCAAATATATACATTAATGATGTGGATGTTAGTGGGTTAACAGTTAAAGATGCGGAAGAAAAATTAACTAGCATTTATAAAAACAAGTTAGAAACTATGAAATTAAATTTAGTTCATGAAAACTACAAATTGCTTATAAAAGCTGAAAATATAGATTATACATATAAATATAAAGAATCTATCAAAGAAGCACATAAAATTGGACGAAATATTAGTGTTATTGAAAGCATAAAAGAGATTTTTTCCTTAAGAACAGAGCCTATAGTAGTGCCACTAAAATCGACATATAATGAAATGAGGCTAAATGAATTAATTGAAAGAATCAGTTCTGAAATAAATCGAGAGCCAGTTAACGCTAGTATACAAAAAAATAGCAATGGTTTTGCAATAGTCGAAGAGATATCAGGAGTTATTGTAAATAAAGGGAAAACAAAGGAAAATATTTTAATTGGCTTTGAGGGTTTAGATGGTTTAGATGTAGAGATAAGTATAGATAATGTTATGCCAAATATAACTAAGGAGCAGCTTAGAGCTATAGATCATTTAGTAAGTGAATATAAAACATCTTTTAATCCACAAATTGTTGGTAGAGTAAGAAATATTGAAGTGGCTGCAAATAGAGTAAATGGAACATTATTAATGCCTATGGAAGTTTTTTCATTTAATAATATTACTGGATCAAGAAGTAAAGCAGGCGGATACCATGAAGCCCCAATAATTTCAAATGGAAAATTTGTACCGGGAGTAGGTGGAGGTGTTTGCCAAGTTTCTACTACTTTATATAATGCTGTAATCAGAAGTGATTTAGCTATAGTTGAAAGAAGAAATCATTCTCTACCTGTTGTCTATGTTCCTCTTGGTCATGATGCAACAGTCACGGATAATTATATAGATTTCAAATTTCAAAACAATAAAACCTATCCTATATACATAGAAAGTAAAGTACAGGGGGACTCCCTGTTTGTGGGGATATATGGACAGAAGAAAGGTAGTACCAATACATCAATAGATCTTCATTCACAAATAACAGAGGTAATAAGTCCAAGGATTGAAGTTAAAAAGGACCCTAATATGAATATAGGGGAAAAGAAAGTTATTCAAGAGGCTAAAAATGGATATAGAGTAGATACATATAAGGTTTACTATGAGTCAGGAGTACAGGTTAGGCGAGAGCATATTTCCAGAGATTATTATAATCCAATACATGGGGAAATAATAGAAGGGGCAAGACCAGTAGATGTTAAAAATAACGAACAGGATATAGAACAAGTAAATATAAATGAGTCAGAGGTCATAGATTATTAGATCTATGGCCTATTTACATATAGTTAATTTTATGCATTTTTGGTATAATGTTATTAAATAATAAAAGAGGAGGAGAGCCATGGAGCATTTTTTATATGACAAG from Serpentinicella alkaliphila harbors:
- a CDS encoding VanW family protein, which translates into the protein MELIRMNKKKIITTISILCLIAAIFIIFTSALLSKDTIYSNIYINDVDVSGLTVKDAEEKLTSIYKNKLETMKLNLVHENYKLLIKAENIDYTYKYKESIKEAHKIGRNISVIESIKEIFSLRTEPIVVPLKSTYNEMRLNELIERISSEINREPVNASIQKNSNGFAIVEEISGVIVNKGKTKENILIGFEGLDGLDVEISIDNVMPNITKEQLRAIDHLVSEYKTSFNPQIVGRVRNIEVAANRVNGTLLMPMEVFSFNNITGSRSKAGGYHEAPIISNGKFVPGVGGGVCQVSTTLYNAVIRSDLAIVERRNHSLPVVYVPLGHDATVTDNYIDFKFQNNKTYPIYIESKVQGDSLFVGIYGQKKGSTNTSIDLHSQITEVISPRIEVKKDPNMNIGEKKVIQEAKNGYRVDTYKVYYESGVQVRREHISRDYYNPIHGEIIEGARPVDVKNNEQDIEQVNINESEVIDY